A window from Pseudobutyrivibrio ruminis HUN009 encodes these proteins:
- a CDS encoding DegT/DnrJ/EryC1/StrS family aminotransferase has translation MIPVMNVQRQYASLQDELDAAALEVLHSGGYILGPKVQNFENEFASYCGAKYAVGVGNGTDALVIALLAAGIGEGDEVITTAMTFVSTAEAIAQVGATPVFVDITPETYTMDPSKLEAAFTSKTKAVIPVHIYGQAADMDEICRIAHSHNALVIEDCAQAAGAKYKGRRTCSLGDIACVSFFPTKNLGAAGDAGIIVTSNEDLYKAAMAFRVHGSGLNGAYTYARLNGQEFDESKIDFHGNLPKYYNYLVGFNSRLDALQAAMLSVKLPHLDDWNARRREIAAIYNEKITNTAFAKPVVADFNEHIFYVYPLRVNDRAKFRAYMEEKGIATGVYFPVPMHEQACFGKLGYKHGDFPVAEDLAEHGVTIPMFPELTDDEINQVIDAMNAYTE, from the coding sequence ATGATACCAGTTATGAATGTGCAGAGACAGTATGCGTCTCTTCAGGATGAGCTTGATGCAGCAGCACTTGAGGTGCTTCACTCAGGCGGATATATTTTAGGACCAAAGGTTCAGAATTTTGAAAATGAATTTGCATCATACTGTGGTGCAAAGTATGCAGTAGGTGTTGGCAATGGCACAGATGCCCTTGTAATCGCACTTCTTGCAGCAGGCATTGGTGAGGGTGATGAAGTTATCACAACAGCAATGACATTTGTTTCTACAGCAGAGGCAATTGCTCAGGTTGGGGCAACTCCAGTATTTGTAGATATCACACCAGAGACTTACACAATGGATCCAAGCAAGCTTGAGGCTGCTTTCACATCAAAGACAAAGGCTGTTATTCCAGTTCACATCTACGGCCAGGCTGCAGATATGGATGAGATTTGCAGAATCGCTCACAGCCACAACGCACTTGTAATCGAAGACTGTGCACAGGCTGCAGGCGCTAAATACAAGGGACGTCGCACATGCTCACTTGGCGATATTGCATGCGTCAGCTTCTTCCCAACAAAGAACCTTGGTGCAGCAGGCGATGCTGGTATCATCGTTACAAGTAACGAAGACTTATACAAAGCTGCTATGGCTTTCCGTGTTCACGGTTCAGGTCTCAATGGCGCTTACACATACGCTAGATTAAATGGTCAGGAGTTCGACGAGTCAAAGATTGATTTCCACGGAAATCTTCCAAAGTACTACAATTACTTAGTAGGCTTCAACTCTCGTCTTGATGCACTCCAGGCAGCAATGCTTTCAGTTAAGCTTCCTCATCTTGATGATTGGAACGCTCGCCGCCGTGAAATCGCAGCAATCTACAACGAGAAGATTACTAACACAGCTTTCGCAAAGCCAGTAGTTGCTGACTTCAACGAGCACATCTTTTACGTTTATCCACTTCGCGTAAACGACAGAGCAAAGTTTAGAGCATACATGGAAGAAAAGGGCATCGCCACAGGCGTTTACTTCCCAGTTCCAATGCATGAGCAGGCCTGCTTCGGCAAGCTTGGCTACAAGCACGGAGACTTCCCAGTTGCCGAGGACCTTGCAGAGCACGGCGTAACAATCCCTATGTTCCCAGAGCTCACTGACGACGAAATCAACCAGGTCATCGACGCAATGAACGCATACACAGAGTAA
- the murJ gene encoding murein biosynthesis integral membrane protein MurJ, whose amino-acid sequence MSKQTKSIVSTTIVITILTLCFKLLGFVKQMVIAYFFGTTFETDIYFVAFNFVGTLSSAFIRAITISLVSIYTHCLVQRGRDAASRLMSACLEILLPVVLFVLLIVYMITPYIASALGQGYTPTELEYLQQYLKICYPFFLFAVVTLVWTSMMDANKDFVVSRTESAITSITTILCILILYNVQAVTSLIIAQYLSYIIFGSLLLIRGRRYFKFTFVAFKDVPEIKTVLLTAVPLFIGNSVSQINKLVDSALSTGLGHGNVSALSYSVSLEDFVTIILVNNLVDVLYVNFSTYTAQGDYDSLIDTMKKAINVMICIMIPITLVTCMCAREIVTIAFGRGNFGEKSIALTSAALIGYAVGFTSMGVRDIILRGLYSFKDTKRAMISGIFAVGANIIFSIALSHVIGVMGISIASSISLTVNFLINSQMLKRHIKDYRFLDHIPVLLKQIPGAIFVVIVVLLMKYLFDSNIIIFGLSAVIGIGGYIVILMMMRIEEVEYVKGKVVSRLGRNS is encoded by the coding sequence ATGAGTAAACAAACAAAAAGTATCGTAAGCACAACTATCGTAATTACGATACTTACTTTGTGCTTTAAGCTACTTGGCTTTGTTAAGCAAATGGTCATAGCTTATTTCTTCGGCACAACATTCGAAACAGATATATATTTCGTAGCCTTCAATTTTGTAGGCACGCTATCGTCAGCTTTTATCAGGGCTATCACCATTTCACTGGTAAGCATTTACACTCACTGCCTGGTGCAGCGAGGTAGGGATGCAGCATCAAGACTTATGAGTGCATGTCTTGAAATCTTGCTACCGGTAGTGCTTTTTGTGTTGCTGATTGTCTACATGATTACACCATACATCGCATCAGCACTTGGCCAGGGCTACACACCAACAGAGCTGGAATACTTACAGCAATATCTAAAGATTTGCTATCCATTTTTCTTGTTTGCGGTAGTCACATTGGTATGGACATCTATGATGGATGCCAACAAAGACTTCGTAGTCAGCCGTACCGAATCAGCAATCACAAGTATCACAACAATCTTGTGTATCCTGATTCTCTACAACGTGCAGGCAGTTACATCACTAATCATTGCCCAGTATTTAAGCTACATCATCTTTGGCTCATTGCTTTTGATTCGTGGACGCAGATATTTCAAGTTCACATTCGTAGCATTCAAGGATGTGCCAGAGATTAAAACAGTACTTTTGACGGCGGTGCCACTATTCATAGGCAATTCCGTTTCGCAGATAAACAAGCTGGTTGATAGTGCTCTTTCCACAGGCCTTGGTCACGGAAATGTATCGGCATTATCATACTCAGTTTCCCTGGAAGATTTTGTTACTATCATCTTGGTAAACAACCTGGTGGATGTTTTATATGTAAACTTCTCCACATACACAGCCCAGGGTGATTATGACAGCCTTATCGACACCATGAAAAAGGCTATCAACGTCATGATTTGCATCATGATTCCAATCACACTTGTTACCTGTATGTGTGCAAGGGAAATCGTTACTATCGCCTTTGGACGTGGTAACTTCGGCGAGAAATCCATCGCCCTTACAAGTGCAGCTCTCATCGGTTATGCTGTCGGTTTTACTAGTATGGGCGTACGTGATATTATTTTAAGAGGACTTTATTCTTTTAAGGACACCAAGCGCGCGATGATTTCAGGAATCTTCGCTGTGGGCGCCAACATCATCTTTAGTATTGCGCTGTCACATGTCATTGGAGTTATGGGTATTTCAATTGCTAGCTCCATCAGCTTGACAGTCAACTTTTTGATTAACTCACAGATGCTGAAGCGCCACATCAAAGACTACAGATTCCTGGACCACATACCAGTTTTACTAAAACAAATTCCAGGTGCAATTTTTGTAGTAATCGTAGTGCTTTTGATGAAGTATTTATTTGATAGCAACATCATTATCTTTGGCCTCTCAGCCGTAATCGGCATCGGTGGCTACATCGTCATCCTCATGATGATGCGCATCGAAGAGGTTGAGTACGTTAAAGGTAAAGTGGTAAGCCGACTAGGTAGGAATAGTTAA
- a CDS encoding multidrug ABC transporter, with amino-acid sequence MNKFMLIMLTGTFIASCSQIVLKKAAEKEYPSKIAEYLNPMVMGAYIVFFGASLCSVIGYKGVPLSLGPILEATGYIWVAVLGKIFLGEKIGAKKATGLCVIIIGIVIASFGSEILTAITSLF; translated from the coding sequence ATGAATAAATTTATGTTAATTATGCTTACTGGTACATTCATCGCCTCTTGCTCACAAATCGTTTTAAAGAAGGCTGCTGAAAAAGAATACCCAAGCAAAATTGCAGAGTACCTTAACCCAATGGTTATGGGAGCATACATTGTTTTCTTTGGAGCATCACTTTGCTCAGTAATCGGCTACAAGGGAGTACCACTTTCACTTGGACCAATTCTTGAGGCAACAGGTTATATCTGGGTTGCTGTTTTAGGAAAAATATTCCTTGGTGAGAAAATTGGTGCCAAGAAAGCAACAGGACTTTGCGTAATCATTATAGGAATCGTTATTGCGAGCTTCGGTTCAGAGATTCTTACAGCGATAACATCACTTTTCTAA
- a CDS encoding DMT family transporter: MKRDTIKWFAILHVIILIFSVNSICSKFASQNQFLSPKWILFYGIVICILGFYAIAWQQVLKHLPLITTYANKAATTIWGLIWGFVVFGEQITLQKVIGAIVVIIGVYLVVSGDEEVNGKASKEEVSSNE; the protein is encoded by the coding sequence ATGAAAAGAGATACTATAAAGTGGTTTGCCATTTTACATGTAATTATTTTGATATTTTCGGTAAATAGCATTTGCTCTAAGTTTGCATCACAGAACCAATTCCTTAGTCCAAAGTGGATTCTTTTCTATGGAATAGTTATTTGCATCCTTGGATTCTACGCTATTGCATGGCAGCAGGTTTTAAAGCATCTGCCACTTATCACTACATATGCAAACAAAGCTGCAACAACAATCTGGGGTCTCATATGGGGCTTTGTTGTGTTTGGCGAGCAGATTACACTTCAGAAGGTAATCGGTGCAATCGTTGTTATCATCGGCGTTTACCTTGTTGTTAGTGGTGATGAGGAAGTCAACGGAAAAGCTAGCAAAGAGGAGGTAAGCAGCAATGAATAA
- a CDS encoding DUF3990 domain-containing protein — protein sequence MEYNFSQDLKSIREILSISQEELAKELGVQQITLSRNESGVTNPSEQLLEMVYEYAFKNNIKINRLKEMLCRDNLPINHKQLFHGAKSEIKGEIDVFYGRDNNDFGKGFYTGEKYEQAVSFVSGFDKSSAYIIDFNPEGLMSKEYKVNQEWMMTIAYYRGALDEYKNHPRIKKIIEESRECDYIVAPIADNRMFQIINSFINGEITDEQCKHCLAATNLGNQYVFISEKAVSHIKLLERCYVSQSERDYYKKIRTEEAKLGDDKVKLARRTYRGQGKYIDEILE from the coding sequence ATGGAGTATAATTTTTCACAAGATTTAAAGTCTATAAGAGAAATTCTCAGTATCAGCCAAGAAGAACTTGCTAAGGAGTTAGGTGTACAGCAGATAACATTATCACGTAATGAAAGTGGTGTTACAAATCCTAGTGAGCAATTATTGGAGATGGTATATGAATATGCTTTTAAAAATAATATAAAGATTAATAGACTGAAAGAAATGCTATGTAGAGATAATTTGCCTATCAATCATAAGCAGCTATTTCATGGAGCAAAGAGTGAGATTAAAGGTGAAATAGATGTTTTCTATGGAAGAGATAATAATGATTTTGGGAAAGGGTTTTATACTGGAGAAAAATATGAGCAGGCTGTATCTTTTGTGTCAGGCTTTGATAAATCTTCAGCATATATTATAGATTTTAATCCTGAAGGACTAATGTCTAAGGAATACAAGGTAAATCAGGAATGGATGATGACTATTGCATATTATCGAGGAGCTTTAGATGAATATAAGAATCATCCTAGAATTAAAAAGATAATTGAAGAATCCAGAGAATGTGATTACATTGTTGCCCCAATAGCCGACAATAGGATGTTCCAAATAATAAACTCCTTTATAAATGGGGAAATCACTGATGAACAGTGCAAACATTGCCTGGCAGCTACAAATCTTGGAAATCAATATGTGTTTATTAGTGAGAAAGCTGTTAGTCATATAAAGTTATTGGAACGTTGTTATGTTTCACAAAGCGAGAGGGATTACTATAAAAAGATAAGAACGGAAGAGGCCAAACTTGGAGATGATAAGGTAAAGTTGGCCAGAAGAACCTACAGAGGACAGGGTAAATATATAGATGAAATTCTTGAGTAG
- a CDS encoding polysaccharide biosynthesis protein: MNCELFKDKTLMITGGTGSFGSTVLKHFLDSDLKEIRIFSRDEKKQDDMRHQLQAEHPDLAGKVKFYIGDVRNMRSVQDAMPGVDFIFHAAALKQVPSCEFFPMEAVRTNVEGTDNVLHAAVEAGVQRVVCLSTDKAAYPINAMGISKAMMEKVIGANARVAAGKTTICTTRYGNVMCSRGSVIPLFIDQIKAGNPITITDPEMTRFLMNLDEAVALVMFAFEHGEPGDLFVQKSDASTIGDLAKAVQQLFGDTGTKIIGTRHGEKLFETLMTNEECVRSVDMGNYYRVLPDGRDLNYDKFFVDGQVHTMASEAYTSHNTKRLDVQGTVDKIMTTDYVREMLANWNK; the protein is encoded by the coding sequence ATGAATTGTGAATTATTTAAAGATAAAACACTTATGATAACTGGAGGTACTGGTTCATTTGGTTCCACAGTTTTAAAGCACTTCCTTGATTCAGATTTAAAGGAGATTCGTATCTTCTCACGTGACGAGAAGAAGCAGGATGATATGAGACATCAGCTTCAGGCTGAGCATCCAGATCTTGCTGGTAAGGTAAAGTTCTACATTGGAGATGTTCGTAACATGCGCTCTGTTCAGGATGCTATGCCAGGCGTAGATTTCATCTTCCATGCAGCAGCATTAAAGCAGGTTCCATCATGTGAGTTCTTCCCAATGGAAGCTGTTCGTACAAACGTAGAAGGAACTGACAATGTTCTTCATGCAGCAGTAGAGGCAGGCGTTCAGAGAGTTGTTTGCCTTTCAACAGATAAGGCTGCTTACCCAATCAACGCTATGGGTATTTCAAAGGCTATGATGGAAAAGGTTATCGGCGCAAACGCTCGTGTTGCAGCCGGTAAGACTACAATCTGTACAACACGTTACGGCAACGTTATGTGCTCACGTGGTTCAGTTATCCCTCTTTTCATCGACCAGATCAAAGCAGGCAACCCAATCACAATCACAGATCCAGAGATGACTCGTTTCCTCATGAATCTTGATGAGGCAGTTGCACTTGTTATGTTTGCTTTCGAGCATGGTGAGCCAGGCGACCTCTTCGTTCAGAAGTCAGATGCTTCTACAATCGGAGACCTTGCAAAGGCTGTTCAGCAGCTCTTCGGCGACACAGGCACAAAGATTATTGGAACACGTCACGGCGAGAAGCTTTTCGAGACACTTATGACAAACGAAGAGTGCGTTCGTTCCGTAGATATGGGCAACTACTATCGTGTACTTCCAGATGGTCGTGACCTCAACTACGACAAGTTCTTTGTAGATGGCCAGGTTCACACAATGGCATCTGAAGCATACACATCACACAACACAAAGCGCCTCGATGTACAGGGTACAGTAGACAAAATCATGACTACAGATTATGTACGTGAGATGCTTGCAAACTGGAATAAGTAA
- the wecB gene encoding non-hydrolyzing UDP-N-acetylglucosamine 2-epimerase, whose amino-acid sequence MFKNNGKLKLLIIVGTRPEIIRLAAVIKKCRKYFDCVLAHTGQNYDYNLNGVFFKDLQLDDPDVYMEAVGDNLGQTVGNIIAKSYELMVEIQPDSLLILGDTNSCLSAIAAKRLHIPIFHMEAGNRCKDECLPEETNRRIVDIISDVNMAYSEHARRYLAECGLPKERTYVTGSPMAEVLHANLEQIEASNVLETLGLEPKKYILLSAHREENIDTEKNFTSLFTAINALAEKYDMPILYSCHPRSRKRLEATGFKLDPRVRMHEPLGFHDYNHLQMNAFAVVSDSGTLPEESSFFTSIGKPFPAVCIRTSTERPEALDKACFIIAGIDEKSLLQAVTTAIDLNENGDYGIPVPDYIEENVSTKVVKIIQSYTGVVNKMVWRKEV is encoded by the coding sequence ATGTTTAAAAATAATGGAAAACTAAAGTTATTAATAATAGTAGGAACAAGACCTGAGATTATCAGACTTGCAGCTGTAATCAAGAAGTGCCGCAAGTACTTTGATTGTGTGCTTGCTCACACAGGTCAGAACTATGACTACAATTTAAATGGTGTATTCTTCAAGGATTTGCAGCTTGATGATCCTGATGTTTATATGGAAGCTGTTGGAGACAACCTTGGTCAGACAGTTGGCAACATAATTGCTAAATCATACGAGCTTATGGTTGAAATTCAGCCTGATTCCCTTTTGATTCTTGGCGACACAAACTCATGCCTTTCAGCTATTGCTGCAAAGCGTCTTCATATTCCAATCTTCCACATGGAAGCTGGAAACAGATGTAAGGATGAGTGCCTTCCAGAGGAGACAAACCGTCGTATCGTAGATATTATTTCAGATGTAAATATGGCATACTCAGAGCACGCTCGTCGCTACTTGGCTGAGTGCGGGCTTCCAAAGGAGCGCACATACGTAACAGGCTCTCCTATGGCAGAGGTCCTTCATGCAAACCTTGAGCAAATCGAGGCAAGCAACGTTCTTGAGACACTTGGTCTTGAGCCAAAGAAGTACATCCTTCTTTCAGCTCACCGCGAGGAGAACATCGACACAGAAAAGAACTTCACAAGCCTTTTCACAGCTATCAATGCATTAGCAGAAAAGTACGACATGCCAATCCTTTACAGCTGTCATCCACGCTCACGCAAGCGTCTCGAAGCTACAGGCTTCAAGCTCGACCCACGTGTTCGCATGCACGAGCCACTTGGCTTCCACGACTACAATCACTTGCAGATGAATGCATTTGCGGTTGTTTCCGATTCAGGTACACTTCCTGAGGAATCAAGCTTCTTCACAAGCATTGGAAAGCCATTCCCTGCAGTGTGCATCCGTACATCAACTGAGCGTCCAGAGGCCCTCGATAAGGCTTGCTTTATCATCGCTGGTATCGACGAAAAGTCATTACTTCAGGCAGTTACTACAGCCATCGATTTGAATGAAAACGGCGATTATGGTATACCTGTACCGGATTACATCGAAGAAAATGTATCCACAAAGGTTGTTAAAATTATCCAGTCTTATACCGGTGTGGTTAACAAAATGGTTTGGAGAAAAGAGGTTTAA
- a CDS encoding NAD-dependent epimerase/dehydratase family protein, giving the protein MRILITGAAGFVGKNLVETLKCAADGRDRFHFVDEDLTIYEYDRNSSLEELDRFCADCDFVFNLAGVNRPQNTEEFMEGNFGFASTLLDTLKKHGNTCPVMLSSSIQATLLGRYAGSDYGKSKLAGEELFFKYQQETGAKVLVYRFPNLFGKWCRPNYNSAVATFCHNKANGLDITVNDPATELTLVYIDDLVNEMVAALRGQEHRCNYDDQGQVVEAADGRYCHVPVTHTVTLGEIVELLDSFVEEPHSLIMPAIPNGSFAKKLYSTYLSYLPKEKACFDLKMNVDNRGSFTELLKTTDHGQFSVNISKPGITKGQHWHHTKWEFFIVVSGHGLIQQRRVGVDENGNPFPVLEYEVSGERIQAVHMLPGYTHNIINLSDSQDLVTLMWANELLEPLRPDTYYEEV; this is encoded by the coding sequence TTGAGAATACTAATTACAGGGGCTGCAGGCTTCGTTGGAAAGAATCTTGTTGAGACTCTTAAGTGTGCAGCTGATGGAAGAGACAGGTTCCATTTTGTTGATGAGGACCTGACAATTTATGAATATGACAGAAATTCTTCATTGGAGGAGTTGGATCGATTCTGCGCTGATTGCGATTTCGTTTTCAATCTTGCAGGTGTCAATCGTCCACAGAACACAGAGGAATTTATGGAAGGCAACTTCGGCTTTGCCAGCACTCTTTTGGATACTTTGAAAAAGCACGGCAACACTTGCCCGGTTATGCTTTCATCATCTATCCAGGCCACACTTCTTGGCAGATATGCCGGCAGTGATTACGGCAAAAGCAAGCTAGCCGGTGAGGAGCTTTTCTTTAAATATCAGCAGGAGACAGGGGCAAAGGTTTTGGTTTATCGTTTCCCAAATCTTTTTGGAAAATGGTGCCGTCCAAACTACAACTCAGCAGTTGCCACATTCTGCCACAACAAGGCAAATGGCTTGGACATCACAGTAAACGACCCGGCCACAGAGCTTACACTTGTTTATATTGATGATTTGGTTAACGAAATGGTTGCAGCACTTCGCGGCCAGGAGCATCGTTGCAATTATGATGATCAGGGCCAGGTGGTAGAAGCAGCAGATGGTCGCTATTGCCACGTGCCAGTCACACACACAGTGACACTCGGCGAAATCGTGGAGCTTCTTGATAGCTTTGTGGAAGAGCCTCATTCACTCATCATGCCAGCCATTCCAAATGGCAGCTTTGCAAAGAAGCTTTACAGCACATACCTTTCATATCTTCCAAAGGAAAAGGCGTGCTTCGATTTAAAAATGAACGTGGACAACCGCGGTTCATTCACAGAGCTTTTAAAGACAACCGACCACGGCCAGTTTTCAGTTAATATATCAAAGCCTGGCATCACAAAGGGCCAGCATTGGCATCACACTAAATGGGAGTTCTTCATTGTAGTCAGCGGCCACGGCCTCATCCAGCAGCGCCGCGTGGGTGTGGATGAAAACGGCAATCCATTCCCAGTGCTTGAATACGAAGTTTCAGGGGAAAGGATTCAGGCAGTACACATGCTTCCTGGCTACACCCACAATATAATCAATCTTTCTGATTCTCAGGATTTGGTAACCCTTATGTGGGCCAACGAACTGTTAGAGCCGTTGAGGCCTGACACTTATTATGAGGAAGTGTAG
- a CDS encoding HAD-IIIC family phosphatase, producing the protein MDCFNYPLDTKTLRRKRAKIYRELSEKPGLIEKKIAVLGGSTTNDVVDMLSIFLLNHGIKASFYQSEYGQYWQDAMFGSPELDAMNPDIIYIHTSWRNITDFPQMDMDKSTVDDLLENQYQHFEAMWTALEEKFHCPIIQNNFDRPNYRLMGNRDIWDYRGRSNFISRLNQRFYDYANNHTGFYINDIDYLAQDYGLSQWNDAKYWHMYKCAMNMDAIPYVAQSVASIIKSIYGRNKKVLALDLDNTLWGGIVGDDGVEGIAIGPEVPAGQVYAEFQSYCKNLKDIGVVLAVDSKNDEANAIAGLNHPDGILRPDDFVSIKANWDPKDLNLSQMADELTLGVDSFVFADDNPAEREIVHSQLGVETPAMDGAENYIKVLDHGGYFEVTNFSGEDMKKTQMYHAKAEAKKAQAAFADYGQYLDSLDMTAYITGFEPIMIQRVAQLTNKSNQFNLTTLRCSEDDIRQMQDGGKHICMAGKLVDKFADNGIVTVVAGEIKDSTVDIKLWLMSCRVLKRGMEDLMMNEFVSRCKEKGVDKIVAHYYPTAKNAMVKDFYGDYGFTLESEDAEGNRTYTINVADYEQKPVHIKYMSSRTD; encoded by the coding sequence ATGGATTGTTTTAATTATCCTTTAGATACAAAAACATTGCGTAGAAAACGCGCCAAGATATACAGAGAGCTATCTGAAAAGCCAGGACTCATCGAAAAGAAGATTGCAGTGCTGGGCGGTTCCACTACAAATGATGTGGTAGATATGCTTTCTATTTTTTTGTTGAATCACGGAATCAAGGCCAGCTTCTATCAGTCTGAGTACGGTCAGTACTGGCAGGATGCCATGTTTGGAAGCCCTGAGCTAGATGCCATGAATCCGGACATCATATATATCCACACCAGCTGGAGAAATATCACTGATTTTCCACAGATGGATATGGACAAATCCACAGTGGATGATTTGCTTGAAAATCAGTATCAGCATTTTGAGGCTATGTGGACAGCTCTTGAGGAAAAGTTCCATTGCCCAATTATTCAGAACAATTTCGACCGACCAAACTACAGATTGATGGGCAACCGCGACATCTGGGACTACAGAGGTCGCAGCAATTTCATCTCAAGGTTGAATCAACGTTTCTATGATTATGCAAATAATCACACAGGCTTTTACATCAATGATATCGATTATCTGGCACAGGACTACGGCCTTTCTCAGTGGAACGACGCCAAATACTGGCACATGTACAAGTGCGCCATGAATATGGACGCCATCCCATACGTGGCTCAGTCCGTTGCTTCTATTATAAAGTCCATTTATGGACGCAATAAAAAAGTCCTTGCCCTTGATTTGGACAACACCCTTTGGGGCGGCATCGTGGGAGATGACGGAGTGGAAGGCATCGCAATCGGCCCAGAGGTTCCAGCGGGACAGGTGTATGCCGAGTTCCAAAGCTACTGCAAGAATCTTAAGGACATCGGCGTTGTACTTGCTGTTGATTCTAAAAACGACGAGGCAAATGCAATCGCCGGACTCAATCATCCAGACGGCATCCTTCGTCCAGATGATTTCGTTTCAATCAAGGCCAACTGGGATCCAAAGGATTTAAATCTTTCTCAGATGGCAGACGAGCTTACTCTTGGAGTGGACAGCTTCGTATTTGCGGATGACAATCCTGCGGAGCGAGAGATTGTTCACAGCCAGCTTGGTGTAGAGACTCCTGCTATGGACGGTGCAGAAAATTACATCAAGGTTCTTGATCACGGTGGATATTTCGAGGTTACCAACTTCTCCGGCGAGGATATGAAAAAGACACAGATGTACCATGCCAAGGCTGAGGCTAAGAAAGCCCAAGCAGCTTTTGCCGACTACGGCCAGTATCTGGACAGTCTTGATATGACAGCTTACATCACAGGTTTTGAGCCAATCATGATTCAGCGTGTGGCCCAGCTTACAAATAAGTCGAACCAGTTCAACCTCACTACACTTCGCTGCAGCGAGGACGACATCCGTCAGATGCAGGATGGTGGAAAACACATCTGCATGGCTGGCAAGCTTGTTGATAAGTTCGCCGACAACGGCATCGTAACTGTTGTTGCAGGAGAGATAAAGGACAGCACAGTTGATATCAAATTGTGGCTCATGAGCTGTCGAGTTCTTAAGCGTGGCATGGAAGATTTGATGATGAACGAATTTGTCAGCCGCTGCAAGGAAAAAGGCGTTGATAAAATCGTGGCTCATTACTATCCAACTGCCAAAAACGCAATGGTGAAGGATTTCTATGGAGACTACGGCTTCACTCTCGAAAGCGAGGACGCTGAAGGCAACAGAACTTACACAATCAACGTGGCTGATTATGAACAAAAGCCAGTACATATAAAATACATGAGTTCGAGGACAGATTAA